The DNA sequence aatagTCTCTAGAGTTTGAACAGATTAGAACACCGAATATGAGCTCGATAAAGTCCTCATTGATGCTCTCATATAAGTCTTCTTCAAAGGTGTAGTTGAATCTACATAATTGATATTTCACTTGATCTAGATAACATGATTTAACTCCTTCAGAAACAAATATGCGATAACCTTGTTTTGAGTCCGAACACCAATTAAGATCAATATAAGCTTCTCCATTTATATGTAACACCTCGGATAAAAACATTTAGTGTATCTACCAGATTCTATAAGATACGGGACGgttttgtcagaatcaaaaCATTCGGAAGGAGGTTTTCTTAACAATCTTAACcatttaattatgtcaattgagtcttaaaccttttcacgtttgTCAATCGCGTCcatctggccaattttggcagaaATCGCTGATATGAACACCGCCGATCTTACATGACATATCCTACTTCGACGTGGACATCTTAACGAATTTTTAAAGCtatatcttttccttttccttcttctttttttttttttcattttcttctcctttctttctttacttttctctttttcctttttttcctttttccctcaaCTGGCCATTGACGGGATtggaggggggaaaaaaataaagaaagaaaagaggagaaaagaaaaaataaataaaaattcaagaatttattaaaattattcagTCGGCGCTAACCATACCATGCGGGACAATTGATATCCAAATAagcaatttccagtcaaaattagcaggatgaactcaattggcaaaatgtaaaaagatttaggaaggttatgactaaatcggtaaaaatgcaatatatttaagattttttggacaatttttcggGACAAAACATGGAGGACATAGCTTGGGGCAACTCGCAGAGACTCGCTTCCAAACTGCCAGTATGTACTAATGCCATTTTTAGCCGCATTGTTCTGTCAGGCCCCAACGGTTCCTTCACGGGCGGTAGAGATAACGTTGCAGAATTTCTGCTCGAAACAAAAGGTTAGTGAAGCGGGCAGAGAGCACGTTGCATAAGATTTCGGCAGCCATATATGTATCAATCCGGAGAAATTTAACACCTTACAACTTACTGCATGAGCAACtcagaaaggaaaataataataataatggcaGAACTATGAAGATGCAACCTGCTTATTACATGGGAAGATATAGAGAAACTCTGCTTCAGATGATATTGACTATAGAGCTTGAAAGCCATCTTGCTTATCGAGTCTAGCTGTTCCGGAGCTCAACAATTCCACCCATGGCGCCAGAGTTTGCTGGAGAATGGAAGGGCTCCTTCTTTAGAGACGTAGGCAGTCAAGAAATCTCCTGAACAGTTTCAACATatagaaagaaaaggaggagatgGAAGTTTGATGTTCCGGAAGCAAATCTACCATGTCCCTGTTCCGGGTCCAGGCACAGATCTTATGGTGGAGAAGACAGGACAGTCAATCCCCCTAAACTCTAGAATCTATGGAACTTGGTACCTTCATCAGATGCATCCTCAAATCACAAGGTAGGACTTGGTTTCCGATGCAGGCCATGACAGACTTGGAGTACTGATCGAGCACATCCGCAGCTGCCCTGCTTCTTCTTTTCGACTGGAAATCATTTCTGGGCTTTCTGTGAGCTAGAACGTCAGGAGAGCACGGCAGGACCTTCTGATCGCACACATACAGGAGAACAAGACGAGACCTTTCGATCTCTCACAAGTGATGCAGCCTGGAGATGGGCACTCCTTGCGTAGTCTAAAGCAGAGAAGAAAACTGCCTATGAAGGACACAGTTCTGTACATTTGAACCGGTCATCATCCGAGCGAGTAGTCATTGAAGATTATCTTTGACGAGTACTCGCTGAGAAACTTGTGAAGGCCATTGTCCAATTGCTTTAATAAACTAAGCAAGTAATTAAACTGCCATTCTTCTTCATTGATACTGTAAGGGCACTTGTTAGGGAAGCCAAAAAAAACTGCGCTTACTAATTTCATCTTGAGTTAAATAGTACCCTTTTGAGGGAATAGTTAACATCTTTATTCAAACAAATTGTATGAACGGCACTTTGGAAGTTAATCGATTACATTAAACGAGACAAATGCTTAGAATTGGAGCAAGAAAGTACGAATTTCCATGGGACCGAGCTCGACAACGAGGTCCGAGACATTAACAGGCCCCCCTCTTAAAGGAGTCGGTTCCGCCATGATTTCCCCTTCGACTTTCCATGTCATCCGCTTCATTTCAGACTTCTCTTGGTTCGCAGACAGGCTCATTTCTCTCACTTCCTTTATCTGTAGTCATGACCATATATATCAATAACCGAATCATGTCCATCAGTACGTGAAAGTACTTCGTGTAGTTGGAAGACACTAAGAAGAGCCTCGGCATTAGTGCAGTAAAAGCTTTACATACCTTCCTTCCAGCGAACATCTTCTTCAGCTCGACTTCAGCCATGGTCGAATATTCAGCATCTTCACCGGGCTAGATATGTTCACAACAAGAAAGATGGAATGAATACTAGGTGGTATATATCAATCACCTCTCTTTGATTCAAGTTGGAAAAAATGACTTATGAGTGTGTTGAATTGATGGAAAATGTGGTAGTGAGTGAATAGCCTAAAAGAGTTAGCTTAGTCAATCCAAGAGGCCATGCCTCCATAGTTGCAGTACCGTATATTGTCGGTTTGCGAAGATTTATAGGTCCGTTGATTCTAGATTTTGCATGGAGCTTTTATCACAGCCCCAACGACATCGCATTCGAATTAAATGGATTGACAAAGCTCTTTCTCTTTAGGCTAAAACGGTAAAAGAAGTTCTTTTCTCACCTCATAAAGATGTGCAAGACGTAGAAGTGCACTTCCATCATCCAACTCCTGCAAAACAGAAATGTAAATAaatctcagagagagagagagagagagagagagagagagagagagagagagagagagagagagagagagagaggggagggagggagtaTTTGAGACAAATCTGAAAAACCTGCAGCGTGATCAGAGCAACATTTTGAGGTAAACTGTAACTCGAATCCATAGTAGTCGCAATGGTAACATGAGAAGCTGTCCAGTCCTCCATCTTCTGCAGGGTCATTATCTTTTGCTCAGGCAAAGGCCTAAGCATAGACCACAAAAAGCTAATGCAATCAATCCCTACCTCATGTGCAAAAGCCAGAACTAAAGGTGAGTACACTTCTTGGCCAGTAGTCCGTCGCCAGCGAGCTCCCGTCCCTGGTTTGTTGATGCCTATGTAGTAGTGTCCTCGTACCTGGAAATACAACATCACTTGGAAAAACGAACGAGGAGAAACAATTGGTCGTCGACAAATAACTTCTGGCAACGTGACGCACCGTTAGTCCTTCGCAGGTACTATTTGAAATGCACACCATCTCGTCAAGAGGTTCCCCCACTCCTCTGCTGTCATCTTTCAGTATTCGCCTGGTGCATGAAGCAAGAGAAGGCAGAGATTATAACCCGGAGAAAGGAAGGAATCATATGGGGCAGAGCACAGAAATGACGTGCTGAACCTGTGAAGCATCAACTCTATTTGCCCGTCTTTTATACTGGCTCCGCCAGTGGCACGATCCACTAAGACAGAGAATTCGGTTTTGTTGTCCGTGGTGAAAATTCCAAGATTAATCTGACAGCATAGCATAGGAGGAGAGGATCATTTTTACAGGAATAACATATTCACAATCATTTAGTAAGTCGTTGAATCTAAAGAACTTACTGGGTAGTAATTTCCTGCAACAGGTTGAGTAACAGTAAGGGACCAATCTGCTCTATAATCTCGCAcctgcatgaaccatagtaagCTTTATTGCGTCAGCCTAGGACAAACGATGAACAAGCAAGATGGCTGTTGTGTGAAGTAACGCCGTGACTGGAAGAGTATGTTGCACATCATTTTGCTGAAGATGTAATTCATCTGATAATGAAAATGCAAATTCCAGATAacgttttattattattatttataacTGAGGTTTTGCAGatgcaatggactattccttGGAGAGATGGGGGTATGCCAATGCCACCGAGTAAGTCCCCAAGACGCGGTCGTTGGGAGTCGAACCTGGGACCTCATCAGTTTAACTATCTAAGGCCCAGGAAGCTCAACCAACTCGTCCAACACTCCATTGGCTCCGGATAATGTTTTTTGATGTTAAGTGAATCCACTTTTCTTTTAAACGACCTTTGCGATGTGAAATATTTGAAGAACATCATGAGCTATAACACTATGATAGATGTTGCATAGTGGAGTGAGTTCACTCACAACAATATGTCTAGCAAACCTGACACTAATATTGAGATAATCCGTCGAGAAAGTCAATAATTTCAAGAGCTAAGCAAATGCGTCATCTAAAGGGAATGTAGGTAACTTGAAGTTTACCCGTTTTATAAAATCCCTTCCATTAGAATCGGTATAGAAGGTCTTCTCTGTGGCCATATTCGCCGTCATTTGTGTTATCACCTCCTTTCCAACTCCATCATCAGTTGGAATTGGTCCTATCTTCAAAGTTCAAAGCAAGAAGTCTTAGGAAGATTTTCTTGGAGACTGGACATTAGTGACAAAACAAAGATCGACTTTGCATGCAAAGcattgaaaattcaataaactgtttcgttgctaaatttactAATGAGAAGGGCAACTCACTGTGAATTCAACATCAGCCTGCTCTTTGTCCTTGTATAATCTCGTGACCTGATTTAGTAAAAAAGCAAAATGAGATGTCCGAGAATCAAGCCATTTGTCTCTGTTCCCTTTGTGCGGGTCCAAACATCATAAGATATGGCACTTTATTAGCAGCAATTCATTCCCGATGGGGCCAAAAGGGTTTTTCAAGAATGTCATGATTTCTTGCTCCCAAGTGTTTTGGAATGAAGTTGATTAATTGACATACTTGATCCAAATTAGCAATCAAATAGGGGGCATTATAGAAGTGAATTACCCTACCATCAAATCAAAATCCTCCTTGTTCAATAAGGTAGCAACGTTGTTCAGATTACAAAAGCAAACTTAAACTTGGATCGAACTtgaaaacttaagctattaatAATGTCCAACGTACAATGAACAAGTATCACCTTTTTGTGGGTCAAGGATTATGGTTAAGTGAATGACACTTCTGATTAGTAGCTTAGCTATTCAAGCCAAATGTTGACTACAATGCTTCAGCTAACTCTTTGTTAATATATCTACATTCAGGACACCCTTGGGTCCTTCAAGTATGTTGAGTTCCGTAAGCCCACGGCAACTAAAACACATAGGTTCTtgaatagaagaagaaatagcCAAGCAAATCATAGGGATAAGGAAAAACAATGGGTGCTTGGGCTTAATTTATCAAACAAATGACCTGGTAAATCCACGAATTGAACTGTTGATGCACTTCATCGACTAGCGTTCCCCGAACAACCTTCAGGGGTACCTGTGAGAAGTGGAAATCGGTCATGAACTCTTATCTGTCCAATCTTGTTGTTTGGGAAGATTTAATATACGACATCACTGAGTATCAATTAATGTTCCAAAGTTACATAGAGCATGCACAGCTGAGTAATACAGGCTGCTTACTTCTCTTGAAACAATAGTTGGACGAGTCCCATCTGGGCGGAAGATGTACGCACCAGAAGCCTGCAACAAAAAGAACTCTGCTGAGCACTGGCAGTCATCTATCTACCTTTCCTGGGTTTGTGCTGTGAATAGGTCTAGATACCGGTCTCCATCGGGTCACAAATCGAGCACAGAAAGAGTTACCTGAGAATCAACTGGATCGCCAATACTTGAGGCGTAGTAGAGATAGCTTTGCTGTACTGGTACATCAACCTGGTAAATTTGAGTCAGTCAACTAAAGATGCTATGCAGTGAATTTGGCATAGCTTCACAGTAGCACATAAGAAACCCTCGTGAATGCACTGGAAGGTGATCCAATAAGCAAAGCAACGGAAGGACAAGAAGTATTATAAAGTAGAACATTGAATTCTTGTCAAACCCTGGAGAAAAGCAAATGTTATTGTGTCAATGGAACGTCTAAATTTTAGGAGAAGTTCTCATCAAACTAGAATTACACGTTCATCTCAAGTTCTAAGAGAACAAAGAGGCACTGTAAACACTGGAGCACAAGCCACACTAATAAAGTAGGtttatgttagaaagtccaacccatcCCCTCTCATGTGCAAGCCGGATGAAATTCGCGAAAGGAATTGCACTGGCTCTGATATCATATTAGAAAGTCCAgcccaaaagcttaagttaatagGTGGAGAGAAACCATATGAacataaagagcatttaggccccattgtcaagcgatgtgagaTAATACTTCAACAGTTAAGATGCCAACCACATGAGACCCAAtccaagaagcaaaagaaaaggcagaATATGGATATGAGATAGTGCTGTAAACGGAAAAGATTGATTCAGCTGATCGTAAGTTGACAGTGAAGATATAACAGGTACAGCAATCAATTAAGCATCCAAGATTATTATTTGGAAGACGTGATTGAAGGTAGAAAGCCAAAGCAGCCAAGTTGCATTCCAAaacccattttcatgtttgTAAGTTGTTTGGATACCCGATGTGCTTGTCAAGGAGCAACACATTTCAAGAGAAACTGGTGAGTGAAACTGGAAATATTTgcctgacaaaaaaaaataaggactgGAGATATTTGAACATAGAAGTTCATATAAGTTCAAGAGATCAGCACTTTAAGTTATCTATTTGCAGTTGCAATCTATCTTATCTATCTAGCACTGTCGCTGAGCACTTGCAGTTATCTATATTGGCTGGACAAATATAGCCCTTTTCCCAGAGTAAGTTATATCGGGTTGTACAAAATCTTTGGAAGAGCAACTTTTTTCTacaaaaaatttgcaagtaCGGTTTTGGTCCAAAGAACTTTATGGAAGTGACTGAGATGAGATTGATAATGTCAATGGATTTATCCACGTATAGTGAATTGGAACCAGAACAGTGACCACACTTTCGAAGAAAATCTTATTGCTAAACAAAAAAGCAATGGCATTCACTGGATTCACCCCGGTTTTAGAGTTTAATATCCGGACAAGCTGCCCTGAGGTTGATGAAAATAGCATCTTCAGATCCCCTGGTCCAACTTCGATGGTATCATTCTGTTGATTGCTCGGTGTGGAAAGGACACTAGTTTTACTTTCCCCTGCATCATTTTGAATCCCAGACAAGGAAAATAGATTTAAACAAGTCAGCATGGCTAACAAACAACTATGAAGCTGTGTTGAATAACTGTGCCGATAACAGACTCAGACACATGCACTTCGAAACGATTCTGAATAGTTTTGGAGCATGTCTAGGCTCATCTCCACTCCAACATGTGCAGTTTACCCATGCTGATTTTCTGGGTTGGAATTTTGACTCATCATTCATTCTGCTTCCTGTTCATGTAATCTACTGTAGCAAGCCTACGCAGATGATATAAATATCAATCTGAGAGGCTTGAATGATTGCTGTCGAGAATCAAATATGCAAATGCCAACCTTTTGTAGCTGCTTTAGTGATGAAGTATGTGTTCCAACCCAGCGGCGGCAATGAAACTTGAAATAGAAGCCAGTACTTTGGGACCTGCTGTGGCGACAATCCCAAGTATGCTTTCACATAGAAGTTCCTCAAGTTGATTGTAACATTATCCAAATCAATAAATTGCGCTTCAATGGTATTTCCAGAAGAGTCACGGACGACGAAATTTGAATCAGCAACCTGGTAGACATTTTTATTGCCAAATTTTATCTAGGAGCAATTATCAATCTCTGGAAGCATAAACTATTGGTGCAAAGAAGTATATACTCACTGGGATCCTAATAATATCAGTTCGATTCCTTCCAAGCGAATTATATGCTACCACAACCtgataaagaaaatttcaatgAGAATATACACATTTCTTTAAAGAATTTATAGCATAAACCCCAAAAAGTTACCAGACTCTTTCCGTCCGGAATATCTTCTTCAGTTGCTGGGCAGAAACTTATATTGAGTAATTGGCACTGCAAAAAAAGTGAGATAAAGAACAGATGAATACAGGTCATCTTGAGTAAGGGAAACATCTGGTCTTCAGACAAAATTTAAGTCCCAATGAACAGATTTGCTTATATGATAATTTGAAGAACGTTCACAAATCCTTTTGGTTGGAACTGCAGGGATTAGATTAAAACTTACCTGGCTAAATTTCAAAGCAAGTGATGAGCACTGACCTCCTGGTTTCTCACTAACTAAGCACGAAAGAGCATTATTGACGACAGCTTCTGCCTAGTGGATTTCAAACACAGAGAATTTAGATATTCAATTGAGAGTTGAGAGCGAAAAACCCTGAAAGGAAAATTCAACAAGATTTCAGTTTCCAACCTCAGAAGCTCCAACAGCCAAGCGCTTCTCATAATCATTTGTTGTGTGCTGTTTAGCTGTACCGCTGACAGCATCATGATGTTGCGCTATTCCTAAGGCATCTCCGAGCCCGTAAGTGCTATGACCACTGGACCTTCGCCCCACAACAAATTCAAGTTGGCGTGCTGCCTAAATAGACAAAAGAGAGCTCAGTCATGGCGATGTTTAATGGTGCTATGCTTTGTATATATGTGGAATAGATGATAATAATCATCAAAGGAAAGTGGGGAAAAAGAGGGGAAACACAATATCTCCTCAGATGCTCATTTGAAGATTTAACCCTACCCATGGCACCTAGACAATTAAAAAATATCGCAACTCATCCCTCCAGAAACTCAAGT is a window from the Rhodamnia argentea isolate NSW1041297 chromosome 8, ASM2092103v1, whole genome shotgun sequence genome containing:
- the LOC125312459 gene encoding alpha-mannosidase-like; the protein is MIVVAEMGTLVASCFVTLILEIVCLYGGVDGAHGKYNTSAGVVEGKLNVHLVPHSHDDVGWLKTIDQYYVGSNNSIQGACVENVLDSVIEALAQDPNRKFVYAEMAFFQRWWLEQSPETQEQVRKLVNAGQLEFINGGWCMHDEATTHYIDMIDQTTLGHGLIKSQFNKVPRVGWQIDPFGHSAVQAYLLGAEVGFDSMHFARIDYQDRANRKSDKSLEVIWRGSKTFGSSSQIFANAFPIHYSPPDGFDFEMSNDFEPVQDNTLLYDYNVEKRVNDFISAAMTQANVTRTNHIMWTMGDDFQYQYAESWFKQMDKFIHYVNKDGRVNTLYSTPSIYADAKNAENVSWPLKTDDYFPYADSKDAYWTGYFTSRPALKRYVRMLSGYYLAARQLEFVVGRRSSGHSTYGLGDALGIAQHHDAVSGTAKQHTTNDYEKRLAVGASEAEAVVNNALSCLVSEKPGGQCSSLALKFSQCQLLNISFCPATEEDIPDGKSLVVVAYNSLGRNRTDIIRIPVADSNFVVRDSSGNTIEAQFIDLDNVTINLRNFYVKAYLGLSPQQVPKYWLLFQVSLPPLGWNTYFITKAATKGESKTSVLSTPSNQQNDTIEVGPGDLKMLFSSTSGQLVRILNSKTGVDVPVQQSYLYYASSIGDPVDSQASGAYIFRPDGTRPTIVSREVPLKVVRGTLVDEVHQQFNSWIYQVTRLYKDKEQADVEFTIGPIPTDDGVGKEVITQMTANMATEKTFYTDSNGRDFIKRVRDYRADWSLTVTQPVAGNYYPINLGIFTTDNKTEFSVLVDRATGGASIKDGQIELMLHRRILKDDSRGVGEPLDEMVCISNSTCEGLTVRGHYYIGINKPGTGARWRRTTGQEVYSPLVLAFAHEKMEDWTASHVTIATTMDSSYSLPQNVALITLQELDDGSALLRLAHLYEPGEDAEYSTMAEVELKKMFAGRKIKEVREMSLSANQEKSEMKRMTWKVEGEIMAEPTPLRGGPVNVSDLVVELGPMEIRTFLLQF